One genomic segment of Candidatus Cybelea sp. includes these proteins:
- a CDS encoding RNA polymerase sigma factor → MTVQRENNNEESLLARLREGDESAFTALVDRYHGAMLRVARGFVHDHATAEEVVQDAWMGVLRGLGSFEGRSSLHSWIFAIVVNRAKTKAVREARSTPFSALAAEEASGSQPAVDPGRFRGHDVEWPGHWAEPPRPWSENPEARLLQGETMAHIERVLEALPPAQRSVITLRDFAGYDAPAICNALGISETNMRVLLHRARSKVRGQLERYLAESPESSEI, encoded by the coding sequence ATGACGGTTCAGCGCGAAAACAATAATGAAGAGAGTCTCTTGGCGCGCTTGCGGGAAGGCGACGAGAGCGCATTCACCGCGCTCGTCGATCGGTATCACGGAGCGATGCTCCGAGTCGCGCGCGGATTCGTGCACGATCACGCAACGGCCGAAGAGGTGGTTCAAGATGCGTGGATGGGCGTGCTCAGGGGACTAGGCTCGTTTGAAGGACGGAGTTCGCTCCATAGCTGGATTTTCGCAATCGTGGTCAACCGGGCAAAGACCAAGGCCGTGCGCGAGGCGCGCTCGACGCCGTTCTCGGCGTTGGCAGCCGAGGAAGCCTCGGGCAGCCAGCCGGCCGTGGATCCAGGGCGCTTTCGGGGCCACGACGTGGAATGGCCGGGGCATTGGGCGGAACCGCCGCGACCCTGGTCTGAAAATCCCGAAGCGCGGCTGCTTCAGGGCGAGACGATGGCGCACATCGAGCGCGTGCTCGAGGCACTTCCGCCGGCGCAACGGTCCGTCATCACGCTGCGCGACTTTGCCGGCTACGACGCCCCGGCCATCTGTAACGCTTTAGGCATATCCGAGACAAACATGCGAGTGCTTCTACATCGGGCTCGATCGAAGGTCCGTGGCCAACTCGAGCGATACCTCGCCGAATCACCAGAAAGCTCGGAGATCTGA
- a CDS encoding zf-HC2 domain-containing protein codes for MDCIELVELVTDYLEGTLPHADHNRFEAHLRECPYCYEYLRQMRATLFALGRIPAESVSPTVQERLLLAFRSWRRD; via the coding sequence ATGGATTGCATCGAACTGGTCGAACTCGTTACCGACTATCTCGAGGGTACGCTTCCACATGCGGACCACAACCGCTTTGAGGCGCACCTGCGCGAGTGCCCGTACTGTTACGAGTATCTCCGGCAGATGCGGGCAACGCTCTTTGCGCTGGGCAGGATCCCCGCCGAATCGGTCTCCCCAACCGTGCAGGAGCGATTGCTGTTAGCCTTTCGCAGCTGGAGGCGTGATTGA
- a CDS encoding DM13 domain-containing protein — protein MKLSRFSALAGLLVALAPALASAAPAALESGSLVSGAHDTAGTVTIYKLDNGQHVLRLSDFHTSNGPDVHIYLTSAKKVASNGDVTGGKYLDLGSLKGNVGNQNYDIPTDANLGDYHSISVWCARFHVNFGAAQLK, from the coding sequence ATGAAGCTTTCTCGCTTTTCGGCCCTCGCCGGTCTCCTCGTCGCTCTTGCCCCGGCGTTGGCGTCGGCGGCGCCCGCCGCGCTCGAGTCGGGCAGCCTGGTATCGGGAGCACACGATACCGCCGGAACCGTAACGATCTACAAGCTCGACAACGGCCAGCACGTCCTGCGCCTCTCTGATTTCCACACTTCGAACGGCCCGGACGTTCACATCTACCTAACCTCAGCCAAGAAAGTCGCGTCGAACGGGGACGTGACCGGCGGAAAGTACCTAGACTTGGGCTCTCTCAAGGGGAACGTCGGCAATCAAAATTACGACATCCCCACCGACGCGAACCTGGGCGACTATCACTCGATCTCGGTTTGGTGTGCCCGTTTCCACGTAAATTTTGGCGCGGCGCAGTTGAAGTAG
- a CDS encoding TetR/AcrR family transcriptional regulator encodes MAMVNAVPVPRTFTRKGSATRDRIVAAAAALIFKRGVAQTTTENVCDAAGVSTSQLYHYFKDKMALVRAVIDRQTENVLGAQREYLGRLDSIPRLRAWRDHIVGSQLSGGCKGGCPLGTLSSELSERSEEARGDIALGFARWEDGILSGLQAMRDRGELSKKADPRQLALATLAALQGGLVLTQLRRDPEPLRAALDAIIDHIESLVRAESITPPAAKG; translated from the coding sequence ATGGCCATGGTGAACGCAGTGCCGGTGCCGCGCACATTTACGCGGAAGGGCTCGGCGACGCGCGACCGCATTGTCGCCGCCGCTGCCGCATTAATCTTTAAACGGGGCGTCGCGCAAACGACCACGGAGAACGTTTGCGACGCTGCGGGCGTCAGTACGTCCCAGCTGTATCACTACTTCAAGGACAAGATGGCGCTTGTGCGCGCCGTGATCGATCGTCAGACCGAGAACGTTCTCGGTGCCCAGCGGGAATATTTGGGGCGTCTCGACAGCATTCCGAGGTTACGCGCCTGGCGCGACCACATCGTAGGGTCGCAGTTGTCTGGGGGATGCAAAGGCGGATGTCCCCTCGGTACGCTTTCCTCGGAACTCTCGGAACGTTCGGAGGAAGCGCGCGGCGACATCGCCCTCGGCTTTGCTCGTTGGGAAGACGGTATTCTTTCGGGGTTACAAGCGATGCGCGACCGGGGGGAATTGTCCAAAAAGGCCGATCCCCGCCAGTTGGCGCTGGCGACTCTTGCTGCGCTCCAGGGGGGGCTCGTTTTGACGCAATTGCGTCGCGATCCCGAGCCGCTTCGCGCAGCGCTGGATGCGATCATCGATCACATTGAATCGCTCGTTCGCGCCGAGTCAATCACGCCTCCAGCTGCGAAAGGCTAA
- a CDS encoding redoxin domain-containing protein, protein MQLILAAAIAATSLFTPLQHASDWIGAAVRPADLAGKVVLVDVFTFECINCKHVVPELRRLRTALPSRDLAIVGIHSPETPYERVRVNVVQNLAAQGITWPVAVDNSFDLWRAYGVEYWPTQLIFDRHGRLRKTVIGEGQDELVAATVRELVGER, encoded by the coding sequence ATGCAGCTAATTCTTGCGGCGGCGATTGCCGCCACCAGCCTGTTTACCCCTTTGCAGCACGCTTCGGATTGGATCGGCGCAGCGGTGCGCCCGGCCGACCTTGCGGGCAAGGTCGTGCTCGTCGATGTATTCACTTTCGAATGTATCAATTGCAAGCACGTCGTCCCCGAGCTGCGTCGCTTACGAACGGCCCTTCCGTCAAGGGACCTTGCCATCGTCGGCATTCACAGCCCGGAGACGCCGTACGAGCGCGTGCGCGTAAACGTCGTGCAAAACTTAGCGGCCCAAGGCATCACCTGGCCCGTTGCAGTTGACAATTCTTTCGACTTGTGGCGCGCGTACGGCGTCGAGTATTGGCCGACGCAACTCATTTTCGACCGGCACGGGAGGCTTCGCAAAACGGTCATCGGCGAAGGCCAGGACGAGCTCGTCGCCGCCACCGTTCGCGAACTTGTCGGGGAGCGATGA